AAAGCAACGCCAAGTTCCGCTGATTGCCCTAGTGGGTAACGTGAAATCGACCTTGGCAGATGAAGCGGATGTGGTCTTAGCGGCGACGGTTGACCAAGAAGCCTGTCCCATGAATTTAGCCCCCACAGCCAGTACGACAGTTGCGATCGCAATCGGCGATGCTCTAGCCATGACCGTCACCCATGCTAAAGGGGTCACTCCTGAAGCCTTTGCCGTCAATCACCCGGCGGGTCGGTTAGGCAAGCGCTTGACCATTAAAGTTTCAGATCTGATGCACCAAGGCCCCGAGCATCCTTGTATTTCCTCAGAGGCCAGCTGGCTGGAAATCGTGACGAGCATTAGCCAGGGTGGGTTAGGAGCCGTTAACGTAGTGGATGCTCACAACCAACTGCTGGGAATTGTCACAGATGGTGATCTGCGTCGTGCCATGGAAAAGGTTCGCCCAGTAGACTTGGAGCAGATGAACGCAGAAAAAATAATGACTGCCAATCCCACTACTGCTGCACCGGACCAGTTGGCCTACGACGCCTTACAGGTCATGGAAGATCGTCCGTCTCAAATTTCGGTATTGCCCGTCGTCGATCAAGACGATCGTTGCGTGGGAGTATTGAGACTGCACGATATTGCTCAAGCGGGTCTTATATGAATATTCTTGCGGTCATTCCTGCCCGCTATCAATCCCAACGCTTCCCTGGCAAACCCCTAGTGATGCTAGATGAGCGGCCTATGGTTCAGTGGGTCTATGAAGCCGCTAAAAGCTGCGATTTCTTTCAAGATGCAGTGGTGGCCACGGACAGTGACAAAATTGCCGACTGTGTGAAAGGGTTTGGCGGCAAAGTAGTGATGACCCGGGACGATCACCTCACGGGCACCGATCGCGTCGCCGAAGTCGCTGGCTTCTACGATGATATGGATGTCGTCGTCAATGTTCAGGGGGATCAGCCCTTTGTTACGCCAGAAGCCCTCGAACAGCTGGTTCGTCCCTACCGGGAGGGAGAACGACCCGAGATGACCACCCTGGGCTGTCCCCTAGACATGGAAGAGGATTACGCCAGCCCAAATGCAGTGAAAGTACTTTGCGATCGCAACGGCCATGCCCTCTATTTTTCCCGCTCTCCCATTCCTTACTTTCGCACCCCAGGCACGGTACCGGTTTATCACCACTTAGGGCTCTATGCTTTTCGCCATGACTTCCTAATGCAATATTCTCAACTCGAACCGACGCCCTTTGAAACCTGTGAAGGTCTAGAGCAATTGCGAGTTTTAGAGTACGGCTATGCCATTAAGGTTTGCCAAACCCAAAAAGCAGCGATTGAAATTAATACCCCCGAGGATTTAGTTAAAGCTCAGTTATTCATCCAACAAGGAATGACCTCATGATCCGTACTCAAGTGACTGATACATTAGCCATCGGCGATGGATGTCCGCTGACACTGCTGAGTGGTCCCTGTGTGATTGAATCTGAAGATTTCACCTTGAAGATGGCCACGAGCATCGCTCGCATCTGTGAGAAGCTGGGCATTTCTTATGTATTCAAATCCTCCTTTGATAAAGCCAACCGCACATCCGTTAGCTCCTTTCGGGGCCACCCCATGGAAGAAGGACTAAGAATCTTACAGCGGGTCAAGGATGAAGTCGGCGTCCCCATCGTCACGGATATCCATGAAAGCCACCAGGCCGCTCCCGTCGCCGAAGTTGCCGATATTTTGCAGATCCCTGCTTTTTTATGTCGCCAAACCGATCTACTCATGGCGGCAGCCGCCACAGGTCGCACGATTAATGTCAAAAAAGGGCAATTTTTAGCCCCCTGGGACATGAAAAATGTGGTGAGCAAACTGGAGTCTGGCGGCGCTAAGAACATCCTGTTAACAGAGCGCGGCACTAGCTTCGGCTATAACGCCCTCGTTGTTGATTTTCGGTCTCTGCCCCAAATGCGTAGCTTTGGTTATCCCATTGTGTTTGACGCCACCCACAGCGTCCAAATGCCTGGAGGCCAGGGCAGTAGCTCCGGTGGCCAGCGGGAATATGCCCCCTATCTCGCTCGGGCAGCCGCCGCCATTGGCATTGATGCCTTATTTATGGAAGTGCATGAGAATCCCGATCAGGCCCCCAGCGACGGTCCAAACATGATTCCGCTCCATCAGTTAGAAGATGTGTTGCGGCCCATCCTTGAGGTGCATAACGTCTTAAAAACGACTCAACCCGTATTAGCTTGATGAGTACCCTATCAGACCTACAATCCCGACTCACCAACGTGAAGCTCTTAGCCTTAGATGTGGATGGTGTCTTAACGGATGGCGGGCTGTACTACACCGAAACTGGCGCAGAACTAAAAAAGTTTAATGTCAAAGACGGTCAAGGCTTAAAGCTCCTCATGCAGGCAGGAGTTGAGGTGGCCATTATTACTGCCAGCGATTCTCCTGTCACCCGACATCGAGCCAAAAAGTTGGGCATTCAACATGT
The Acaryochloris marina S15 genome window above contains:
- a CDS encoding SIS domain-containing protein; translated protein: MQSLITSTPTTFASQVEKLLLLEAEAIAKAAERLQPEQVNQAVDLMINCSGKVVLSGVGKSGIVARKIAATLTSVGVMAVFLHPVEALHGDLGIVATSDVVVVLSNSGETDELIAMLPCLKQRQVPLIALVGNVKSTLADEADVVLAATVDQEACPMNLAPTASTTVAIAIGDALAMTVTHAKGVTPEAFAVNHPAGRLGKRLTIKVSDLMHQGPEHPCISSEASWLEIVTSISQGGLGAVNVVDAHNQLLGIVTDGDLRRAMEKVRPVDLEQMNAEKIMTANPTTAAPDQLAYDALQVMEDRPSQISVLPVVDQDDRCVGVLRLHDIAQAGLI
- the kdsB gene encoding 3-deoxy-manno-octulosonate cytidylyltransferase; this encodes MNILAVIPARYQSQRFPGKPLVMLDERPMVQWVYEAAKSCDFFQDAVVATDSDKIADCVKGFGGKVVMTRDDHLTGTDRVAEVAGFYDDMDVVVNVQGDQPFVTPEALEQLVRPYREGERPEMTTLGCPLDMEEDYASPNAVKVLCDRNGHALYFSRSPIPYFRTPGTVPVYHHLGLYAFRHDFLMQYSQLEPTPFETCEGLEQLRVLEYGYAIKVCQTQKAAIEINTPEDLVKAQLFIQQGMTS
- the kdsA gene encoding 3-deoxy-8-phosphooctulonate synthase — protein: MIRTQVTDTLAIGDGCPLTLLSGPCVIESEDFTLKMATSIARICEKLGISYVFKSSFDKANRTSVSSFRGHPMEEGLRILQRVKDEVGVPIVTDIHESHQAAPVAEVADILQIPAFLCRQTDLLMAAAATGRTINVKKGQFLAPWDMKNVVSKLESGGAKNILLTERGTSFGYNALVVDFRSLPQMRSFGYPIVFDATHSVQMPGGQGSSSGGQREYAPYLARAAAAIGIDALFMEVHENPDQAPSDGPNMIPLHQLEDVLRPILEVHNVLKTTQPVLA